The nucleotide sequence CCCATATATTCCAGTAGTAGAAACATGGCTGAGGCCATGGCGGCCAAGTTGGCATAAAGTGGTGCTATCAATTCTGGCATACCAATTTTACTCTAGAACTCGACTCTATGGACTTAGTTAACATGATCAACAGAGTTAGTTAACATGATCAACAACAATAGAGTAACTAAAATGAACCTCAAATCGATGATAGATTCTATcaacaacatcaaaaataaagttCAGATGCAAGTTCAACAATGTTATATAGAAAGAAATGAAGTAGCAAACTTCTTAGCAAAACTGACctccaaatcaaaccaaaccctTATCACTCACTGTTATAATATTCTTTCGACACAAGATAAAGGAGATTTGTTGCATGATAAATGGAAACAGCCAAGCATTAGGTATAAATATGACAGAGCTAATTTCTTTGTAAGTTAGTtccatttttgtttcatcccCCAGAAGGCACTAACAATTGATTTTGTAAGACTTGTAGTCTTTTATGGGTGTTGGTTTCACCTAGGCTTAGTGTTGTATTGAGGTCTGGTCTAGCCCCCCTCTGCTCGTTTTTTGCTAATACAACACAATGTGACTCTCTaggttaatttaaaaaataggaaattagTTACAAGGAGTAAGTATTCCCCTGTTTCATAttaattgagtttttttaaaaagaaatatttgtgTCAATTTGATTGACCAAGTTCTAAAATCAAGTgtattttatacatatgttttCCATTTTACCCTTGATAGACATACTaaatataacaataatttttaaaattattgaatggTGAATGAataatctcaattctcaaaattaaaattaaatgattattacTAGTTTCAATTATAAGTACTCAATGTTTTAAAAGTGATGCATGCGATGGTGTAATATGTATCAAATTGCAATAGTTAATCATTGTATTGATTATTGTACTTTAAAATGCATACAAGGGCATATATATAATATGCATctttatttattgatttcttaattggTGCACCAAATTCATACAGACCAACTAATACGAAAAGGAGATAGCAGTAGTTAAACTTCAAACAGAGAGAAAACCAACATTGAGAGGTCCAGTCATTCCCAAAAATTTCTCACGAAGTGAACACTAACATTGAGAGATTCACTCATTCCCAAGAATTACCCACGTATTATACACCAACTTATTTGAATATAAAAGCAAACCAAAAAGTCCTTTTTCTTCTCACAGTCCCTTCGTTAAAACGGTCCAAAAAACGCCGTTAGCTTCCAAGAATTAccacaacaaaaaaaaactatcCTTCGAATCATCACCACCACCTATCGACATATAATGTCATCTGCACCGGCCACCATCGCCACCTCCAGCATTGATTTTTCTGGTAGTTTAGCCATGCCATGTTGCACCAATAATAATTCCCACAAGGATTCCATGGAGGATTTAGTTGCTTTAAAAATCAGCCTCTTGGGTGATTATCATATTGGAAAGACAAGTTTTTTGGTTAGTAATTACGTCAAAATTTCTTTCCATGTACCATTATCTGCACTACATAGACAGAATTGGGATTTAAATGCAACACATAACAATACAagacataaataagataaaacaattaTTCTTCATCTTATATAAACCAGTGAATGCTCTTATATGGACTTTTGGCCCCCGCAATGCATGCCACCCATGCACCTCTTGATTAATATGCATCGTTTAGAACCctattttttaattctaattttctATATACGTGAATTTTTATAATTCGAGTTTAATCAATGGATTTGTCAATTTTGTGTGTTTTGGTTGAACTTGCAGACAAAGTACGTAGGAAAGGAGAAAGGGGAAGAAAGGTTTACAACAACGGGGTTAAACCATATGGACAAAACTCTCTGTGTTAGTGGTGCTAGGATTTCTTATAATATGTGGGAAGTCGAAGGTATATACGACATATACCCAACtccattttattttcttattttttgtggCATTCTAAAGAAACAATTATGTGAATATGAAATTTTCTAAAATCATTTTACTGACGATATTGAAGGTGACATTTCTCATATTCCAGTTGCTTGTAAAGATTCAGTAGCAATGTTGTTTATGTTTGATCTCACAAGTCGTTGTACATTAAATAGGTATagatctctcttctttcttttttcctaacATGAATTAGAGGATCATCATTGTGATTATTGTCTATGATTATTTAATCCTTGATCAATAACAGTGTGATTAGCTGGTATCAACAAGCACGAAAATGGAATCAGGTAAAAAGATTGAAATTTTCCATTTCTGTAGACGAagtattaaagaaaatattaatgtgACATTCTTTTTATTTGGATTTCAGACGGCAATTCCAGTTCTAATAGGAACAAAGTTTGATGATTTTGCCCAGTTACCATTAGATGTGCAATGGGCAATTGCTTTACAGGTATCTTTCTCATTCCTTGTGACACAAATAAATGATCCACCTCAGTTTCAATTTGGTtgttctacttttctttttaacccttttaaaatatatagcttttttttttttaactttttaattctaACTTTTCACGTGACTTGTTTAAAAACTATAAATTTAAATGACATTTTGATATACTCTATATATCTGtagtttaaaaccacaagattcaaaagtttcctTAATTTCTTAATTCTGTATCAAGTCAAAACATGACAATCTGATTGAAATAGATGATGTATTAAACAGAGATGAAGTCCAATATTTTGCTTAAGAAAACAGGGATCATTTGGTGACGAAAATTGGAACTCAGATATGTATTCAAGTTATATGCATTCACAATATAAAGATTTTTCGCATTAGTGGTGTATAGTAGTTTAACCAATGATAGCTGGTCAGTTACAATTTTTATCACGCTACTGATTATCTAATTAGGCACAATAGAAATTTATTTGTAATTGTCTTAAACATGACTTAATTTTGTTCCAATTTTGTTTGAACAGGCAAGGGCATATGCAAAGGCACTAAATGCAACCTTATTCTTCTCAAGTGCAGCCTACAACATAAATGTGAATAAAATCTTCAACTTCATCACTGCAAAGATCTTCAACTTACCATGGACATTGGAGCGTAACCTCACCATTGGAGAACCCATTATAGACTACTAGATCTTCTTCCATTTTTTCTATTATCAAATTCCTTCATTATCCctagagagaaaagaagaaaagaaaaacattatTTTAAACTGTAGATATCAGGATATTCACAAATATCATTGCAAACGAAATGATCCGCATAGACAACCGGTCGCTGGATCATGTTGGTGTTACTATAGCCAGTGAAATTTCGGGTTGTCTTGGATGTCATTCCGTTAAATCGACAAATTTTGTGAACGGAGTacgatttttcttgttttttttttcactggACAATGACTGCAATTTTTTTAATAGAGTTCTTTGATCAATTATTTGTGTAATTTTACGTAGTTCTTTTGATATTGTCCTCTCAAATGCCTTAATATACTCTTCATGTTCAACTGCGTAGACTAACAACCTTTCCGATTTGAAAGATTTAGAAGTCCAAAAAAAAATACCTTGCAAATCTTAGCATGGCTAAACAATATAGGAAATTGTAAAAAGCAACGTTTTATTGAAGTTTCAATTCTCTAGAATGGTTCAGTAGAATCTTCCCTACAGGCCACACATTATGCATATCAGCCATGTCAACCGCAAATTCGGATAACATCTTATTAGTTATAACTCTTTATCGATATTCGGATATCTTTTGATATCCTCCATATCTTAGTATCTCCATCAATAATTTAGTTATTGTTTGATTCATGATTAAGAAAGATCACAATTCTTTATTAGttgattctttttcttattgCTTGTTTGCTCATTTGTATAAATacacattcacattcacattAACAAAACAAAACACTTCTCTCCAACAGTAAATTTTTATATGGTaactaggggtgtgcaaaaattggATCGATTAATAAATCAAATCgacaaaaatgttattggtttattattattAGGTTAACGATTTTCtaatgattttataattttttataggGTTATTGGGTCGGTATgattttttattgggttattgggtaaaccgatgaTCCAataagaattatatatatatatatatatatatatatatatatatatatattatatgtttttttaatttctctttaatttctataaaTCTATTTAATTTTCGAAAAACCTATAACACGATAAAGTTTGACCTTTTAAATTTCCTCTCTAGTAGATTGATCGCGAGAGGTGGTGACAACAACAACTGCATAGTTTGTGGATAGGATGGTAGATTTCTTATTTTGTGGAATTTAGCACTGCAAGACATATGTCATGTTAGctactattattttaattttttgtgcatTCTTATAGATGTCATGTTAGTTGCTACTGTTACACAATATTAAAAATCTTTGCGTCAAATTAATATTTGTTTTATGAGCATTTTCTTATgggttaaatcgaaaatcgaaccgttaaggatcaCAAACCAatgaaccaaaaatcaataaaaatatcttataggttagttattggtttaacatatttaaaaaataaaaattgataaatcgaaCCTATATTACAAAAAACCGAACCGAACAAACCGATGCACACCTTTAAAGGTAACAGAAGCATAAAAGCTTCACAACCTTTTGTTCTTTTTAGGCATTTGTTTTTTCTTGCTGCTAACATCTATACTCCAACTAATACCTCCGTCGAGAAGAGATATATACTAGagttagaatatacatgttagagttaaaaaatttacctacaaaaatattaaattaattatgcgaagaccatttaaaaatagagaagcttttagaaaaattaaaaaatccttaattagtaattattcagaatatataagtctaaataaaacaaaagaaaatccacaaaaactagcctacttaattacattaatatctagtattgaatcaaaattaataacacatttaaaatctagaagaatgaaacatataccacctaattatgataaaattagatttagatatccaccgagatattataaatataatttaaaatgaataaaatacaacgatataaagaattaaaataaattatctctgaaaaatgaaaagaattaaaaataagaatagaaagactacattataatatatttgccggagttagtaaaaattcaatagatacacaaaaagatgaaataacaaaattagaatcacaaatagatagtttaaaatatgtatatcaacataacctattcacaataaaatgaataaagaagaatttataatagatgaaaaaatatatgaaaactatgaaggatcaaaaataaaaatagtattttctaatctaggacgaagatataagaaaataggtgaacacttatatctaatgttagaaaaagaagaattaaaattagaagataaattaacagcaatggtaagaatagaaaaagaaaatgaagagatagatagaaaaaaagaaatagaaaaaataaaacaacaaactacggaagaaatacgaaaaatagaagaaaccaaaaatagtagaattgctgaattagaaaaagaattacaaatgttaaaagaactgtatgaacaaagacaaaaagaaaaataagaaaaatatagagaacagaaattactaaatgagataaatcaatttaaggaaaaattagaaataaatgatatagatatagaagagaCAGATAGTTATGAGttcgaagatagtgaaacatacacagaaatactaacaaatacaaaaaatttagaaatcaatgaagaacaaaaaattaatgaggaaaacttagaaaatacccaaacagaaataaatactcttgataaaaaagaaaatgaaaatataatccctaaaacaacagaaataagaaaacctatatattataagaataagtttaaaaaatataatgaatatgataaatggataccaaaacaaatagtgaataaaaattataactttttagatctagactgtgtaatagatacagaaaaaacaatacaattatggataggatatatgacaaaacaattattagataataatataaatataacagatgcaccggaatatatagaaaaaacactaataggatcagtaaaactatggtttgcaaatctaaccgaaaatagcaaaaaagtattaagaactaataaacctatagaaggaacatcatcgacaacaactaaactaacacctatagaattattaaaaaaatatgaaacagctataaaagatgaatttggtagtacgaaaacaatcgaagaagaacaaaatgaagaaaaagatacaaatagaaatttaatgttaaaattagcaatatgtaatatgtgttatatagatgaatatacttgcgcatttaaagaatattattacaaaggagcatatagtatagaagaaagtaaagaaataagaaaattatattttaataaattacccgagccatttagttcgaaaataataaaaagttgggaagaagcaaaaatagtagatacgttaggggcaagaataaaatatttacaacaatggtatagaaacttatgtgaaaaatatagagaagaattaaaaatggaaaaaacattaataagaaatttagcttgttgcaaaaataaaatagcaccccaatttggatgcgaagaaagatattataaaaaaagaaaaagacataagaaatataagaaatataaaaaatcaaaatataaatataagaaaccaagaaaaagatattacgtaaaaaattataaacataaaagaccatatagaaagaagaaatctataaaagaatgtacttgttataattgtggaaagttaggacatttagctagagattgtaaattacctaaaaatccaaaaaataaacaaatatcagaaataaaaatagataataccgaatatatgcagatagattatatagattatgaattagaaagtgaagatagtatatatgaaatttcagaaaacgaaacagataatgaaatagatagcgaaatagatgaatcaaatgactgaagaagatataaaaataataacaaaggaagaatatttaaatgatgaaggaacagaacaaaaaataatatttgacagtaatatatttgatgaaataaaaggaaaagaattagatttaagtgtagagaaaatatttaaaataccaacaataaaaaatatttttactaggaaaaaagatgaatattatgtagtatgccaaaaagaacatgtaatagactgcagatatgcaaaaggaaaagctagtataccattagtaacaaaaagaataattaataaagaaataaatgatataaaaagtaaaggagatccaataaaatatgtacaccttggaggtacagaaatattaataaaagcatgttttagagaaggaatagatacaccaatagaattatat is from Capsicum annuum cultivar UCD-10X-F1 chromosome 5, UCD10Xv1.1, whole genome shotgun sequence and encodes:
- the LOC107854452 gene encoding septum-promoting GTP-binding protein 1-like isoform X2, whose amino-acid sequence is MSSAPATIATSSIDFSGSLAMPCCTNNNSHKDSMEDLVALKISLLGDYHIGKTSFLTKYVGKEKGEERFTTTGLNHMDKTLCVSGARISYNMWEVEVACKDSVAMLFMFDLTSRCTLNSVISWYQQARKWNQTAIPVLIGTKFDDFAQLPLDVQWAIALQARAYAKALNATLFFSSAAYNINVNKIFNFITAKIFNLPWTLERNLTIGEPIIDY
- the LOC107854452 gene encoding septum-promoting GTP-binding protein 1-like isoform X1, which encodes MSSAPATIATSSIDFSGSLAMPCCTNNNSHKDSMEDLVALKISLLGDYHIGKTSFLTKYVGKEKGEERFTTTGLNHMDKTLCVSGARISYNMWEVEGDISHIPVACKDSVAMLFMFDLTSRCTLNSVISWYQQARKWNQTAIPVLIGTKFDDFAQLPLDVQWAIALQARAYAKALNATLFFSSAAYNINVNKIFNFITAKIFNLPWTLERNLTIGEPIIDY